ATCACCTGCCGATTCGCCGACAACGCCTCCCGCGCTTGCTGCCGCCGGATGCGAGGACTGACGTGCCATGGCTGCTTTGCGGAAGACCCCCGTTGCCCTCATCTCCGACGCCGCTGCGTTCGCGATCCGCGGCGAGCGAAGCTCGGACGTCGCTGCGCGCGAAGTGCTGCTCGATGCCTGCTTTGGCGCCAACCGCCATGCCCGCACCTGTCAGCGCCTGCGCGACGGCTACGCGCCCGCCGAAGGCCTTGCCTTCTCGGCCACGGCGAACGGCAGGCTGGTTGGAACCGTGCGGTTGTGGCACGTCGGCGCCGGGGGCAAGCCAGCGCTGGTGCTCGGCCCGCTGGCGGTGGACGGCGCCTGCCGCGAACTCGGCATCGGCGCGGCATTGATGGACCACGCGCTGGCGGCGGCGAAAGCCCGCGGCCATGGCGCGGTGATCCTGCTCGGCGACGCGCCCTATTATGCCCGCTTCGGCTTCTCCGCCCTCAAGACCGGCGAACTGGCGCTGCCCGGCCCGTTCGAGCGCGACCGCCTGCTCGGCCTTGAACTGCGCGACGGCGCGCTCGACAGTGCCTGGGGCATGATCGTGCCGTCAGGCGCCGAAAGGCAAGGCGCGGCCGGCGGGAAAGGCCCGTAAATTGGCCTCTCACGCCGCTTGATTTGAGGGTCAAGACGCGGCATTGCGTGGCTTCAATTACAGCCACGCCATGGTCTGCCCGAGGTCGATACGATGCCCCGCCGCCTGATTTCCACCGGTTCGCCGTTTGAGAAAACCGCCGGCTACAGCCGCGCCGTGATCGACGGCGATTTTGCCTTCGTGGCCGGCACCACCGGCTACGACTACGCCACCATGACGATGCCGCCGGATTTCACGAGCCAGTCACGCAACTGCTTCAAGACCATCGAAGCCGCCTTGAAAGAGGGCGGGTTCGCGATGGCCGACATCGTGCGGGCGACCTACTACATCACCGACATCAAGGACGCGGACGCCCATTTCGCGGTCTGCGGCGAAGTTCTCGGCGACATCCGCCCGGCCGCGACGCTTCTGGTGGTCGGCGGGCTCTACAAGCCCGAGATGAAGGTCGAGATCGAAGTCACCGCGAAGCGGCGCACCTGACCCCTCCTTCGCGCTTTCAGCGCATCCAATCCCCGGAGACCAACCCATGAGCCCGTCCGCGCCAATCCACGCGAAAATTTCCGGACCCATCGTCATGATCGGCTTCGGCTCGATCGGCAAAGGCACGCTGCCGCTGATCGAACGGCATTTCGACTATGACAAGTCGCGCTTCGTCATCATCGACCCGCATGAGGACGGCGAGCTCGCGAAACAGCACGGCGTGCGCTTCATCAAGCAGGCCGTGACCCGCGACAACTACCGCGAGGTGCTGGTGCCGCTGCTCACCGCCGGCGGCGGCCAGGGCTTTTGCGTCAACCTGTCGGTCGACACCTCGTCGGTCGACATCATGACCATGTGCCGCGAGATCGGCGCGCTCTACATCGACACCGTGGTGGAGCCGTGGCTCGGCTTCTACTTCGACAAGAATATCGGCCCGGAAAAGCGCTCGAACTACGCGCTGCGCGAATCCCTGCTCGCGGCCAAGCACAAGAGCCCGGGCGGGCCGACCGCGGTGTCCACCTGCGGCGCCAATCCCGGCATGGTGTCTTGGTTCGTCAAGCAGGCGCTGCTCGACATCGCGCGCGACACCAATACGCCTTACAACGAGCCGAAGAGCCGGGAGGGCTGGGGCCAGCTCGCCCACAAGCTCGGCATCAAAGGCATCCATATCGCCGAGCGCGACACCCAGCGCTCCAAGAAGCCGAAGCCAATGGACGTGTTCGTCAACACCTGGTCGGTGGAGGGCTTCGTCTCCGAGGGCCTGCAGCCGGCCGAGCTCGGCTGGGGCACCCATGAAAAGTGGGTGCCGCACAATGCCGGCATCCACAATTACGGCTGTGGTGCGGCGATCTATCTGCTGCAGCCCGGCGCCAACACCCGCGTGCGCTCCTGGTGTCCGACGCCGGGCGCGCAATACGGCTTTCTCGTCACCCATAACGAGTCGATCTCGATCGCGGATTACTTCACCGTTCGCGAGGGCAGCACCGTGATCTACCGCCCGACCTGCCATTACGCCTATCACCCCGCCAACGACGCGGTGCTGTCGCTGCACGAGATCTTCGGCGCCACCGGCAAGATGCAGGAAAAATGGCACATCCTCGACGAGAACGAGATCGAGGACGGCATCGACGAACTCGGCGTGCTGCTCTACGGCCACGCCAAGAACGCCTATTGGTACGGCTCGCAGCTCTCGATCGAGGAGACCCGGAAGATCGCGCCGTACCAGAACGCCACCGGGTTGCAGGTGTCCTCGGCGGTGCTCGCCGGCATGGTGTGGGCGCTGGAAAATCCCGGCGCCGGGATCGTCGAGGCCGACGAGATGGATTTCCACCGCTGCCTCGAAATCCAGCGGCCCTATCTCGGACCGGTGAAGGGTTTCTACACCGACTGGACGCCGCTCTCCGACCGGCCCGGCCTGTTCCCGGAAGACATCGACACGTCGGACCCCTGGCAGTTCAGGAACGTGCTGGTGCGTTGAGGCGCAGGGGCCAACCGTGAGACGCGCTGATGCGCATCTTGCGGCCCTCGTAACCGCGAATTAACCATCTTGCGTCATTCTGAAGAAAGTCTTCGTTTGCGAAGGCCTGGAGCCGTCGCCGCGGCAACGTTTCGCGCGAGGGCTCCTTCAGAGGAGCGCCGACCATGCGCGCCATCATCGTCATCATCCTGTCGGCTGCGGCATTGGCTGCCTGCAAGCCCGACAATGACGTGACCGGCTCGATCGCCTGCGCCAGCAAGCTCTACAGCCCGTACAATCCCAAGGACATGAAGCAGTGCGTCGGCGCCTGCCTCGCCTGCGATCGCGGCGTGACCAGCACCTGCTCGACGTCCTGCATGCTCAAGGGCGCGCGCTGACCGTCGGGCAATGGTTGGCGTCTCGGATCAGCCGCGGTGGCCCGATCGGACGGCTACAGCGCAAGCAACCCGGCATCGCCATCCTCGGCCGCAAACGCGAGTTGCGTGCCCTTGGCGTTCCAGGCCAGTGCTGCGACCTGGGCGCCGCCGTTCTTGCGCACCAGGATTTCCGCGCCGTCTTCCAGCCGCACCATCAGGATGGTGCCGTCGCTGTAGCCGGCGGCGAGGATGTCCTGCTTCGGATGGCAGGCGACCATGGAAACCCGCGCCTTGAGCGGCGCCAGCATCGCGGGCTCCTTGCCCATCGGGCCATCCTTGCTGGCGAACGGCCACAGGATCACGGTATCGGCGCCCGAGGTCGCAAGCGCCTTGCCGCCGGCACTCCACGACATCGACCGCACGCGGCCGGGATAGCCGGTCATGCGCATATGCCTAGTGTCCGCCAGCCGCCAGCCATGCAGCGCCGGCTCGTGCATCGCCGTGACCAGGAACTTGTTGTCGGGACTGAACACCACGCCGAGATGCGAGCCCGCCCACTCCAGCACTTCCGGCTTCGCCGCCATGTTGGGAAACCACAGGGTGACGCCGTTGTAATGCGCGACCGCGAGCCGCAAACCCTTCGGCGCAAACGCCAGCCCGCCGACCGTGGAGGGCGCATCGAGTGATTTGTCCTCGCCTCTGCCGCTGCGGACGA
The genomic region above belongs to Bradyrhizobium sediminis and contains:
- a CDS encoding RidA family protein, which produces MPRRLISTGSPFEKTAGYSRAVIDGDFAFVAGTTGYDYATMTMPPDFTSQSRNCFKTIEAALKEGGFAMADIVRATYYITDIKDADAHFAVCGEVLGDIRPAATLLVVGGLYKPEMKVEIEVTAKRRT
- a CDS encoding WD40 repeat domain-containing protein, translated to MKEFDPGSNAASIVSVTDRVRPVRIGAPVTSVHFLGERAAFVGAEENVFLASGDGEVSPVAVHGGGILCAASDGARIVMGGDDGKLVALDGKGEVTLLATDARRRWIDNVAVHPDGAFAWSAGKTAFVRSGRGEDKSLDAPSTVGGLAFAPKGLRLAVAHYNGVTLWFPNMAAKPEVLEWAGSHLGVVFSPDNKFLVTAMHEPALHGWRLADTRHMRMTGYPGRVRSMSWSAGGKALATSGADTVILWPFASKDGPMGKEPAMLAPLKARVSMVACHPKQDILAAGYSDGTILMVRLEDGAEILVRKNGGAQVAALAWNAKGTQLAFAAEDGDAGLLAL
- a CDS encoding homospermidine synthase; this translates as MSPSAPIHAKISGPIVMIGFGSIGKGTLPLIERHFDYDKSRFVIIDPHEDGELAKQHGVRFIKQAVTRDNYREVLVPLLTAGGGQGFCVNLSVDTSSVDIMTMCREIGALYIDTVVEPWLGFYFDKNIGPEKRSNYALRESLLAAKHKSPGGPTAVSTCGANPGMVSWFVKQALLDIARDTNTPYNEPKSREGWGQLAHKLGIKGIHIAERDTQRSKKPKPMDVFVNTWSVEGFVSEGLQPAELGWGTHEKWVPHNAGIHNYGCGAAIYLLQPGANTRVRSWCPTPGAQYGFLVTHNESISIADYFTVREGSTVIYRPTCHYAYHPANDAVLSLHEIFGATGKMQEKWHILDENEIEDGIDELGVLLYGHAKNAYWYGSQLSIEETRKIAPYQNATGLQVSSAVLAGMVWALENPGAGIVEADEMDFHRCLEIQRPYLGPVKGFYTDWTPLSDRPGLFPEDIDTSDPWQFRNVLVR
- a CDS encoding GNAT family N-acetyltransferase, whose translation is MAALRKTPVALISDAAAFAIRGERSSDVAAREVLLDACFGANRHARTCQRLRDGYAPAEGLAFSATANGRLVGTVRLWHVGAGGKPALVLGPLAVDGACRELGIGAALMDHALAAAKARGHGAVILLGDAPYYARFGFSALKTGELALPGPFERDRLLGLELRDGALDSAWGMIVPSGAERQGAAGGKGP